Proteins encoded within one genomic window of Funiculus sociatus GB2-C1:
- a CDS encoding aspartate kinase — protein MALIVQKYGGTSVGSVERIQTVAQRVHKTVQMGNSLVVVVSAMGKTTDGLVKLATEISTNPSRREMDMLLSTGEQVTIALLSMALQELGQPAISLTGAQVGIVTEAEHTRARILHIQTERMERHLDAGKVVVVAGFQGISSIEDLEITTLGRGGSDTSAVALAAALRASCCEIYTDVPGIFTTDPRLVPEAQLMDEITCDEMLELASLGAKVLHPRAVEIARNYGVELVVRSSWTDDPGTRVISPTPKPRSLQDLEIALPVDGVEFDTDQAKIALLRVPDRPGVAARLFGEIAHQALDIDLIIQSIHEGNTNDIAFTVSKNVINRAEAVAAAIAPALRTQNSPEQGEAEVMVARHIAKVSIAGAGMIGRPGVAAQMFATLSTAGINIQMISTSEVKVSCVVDADDCDRAISLLCQTFEVDSSPVRPSGHSQHTNTPESSPPVRGVALDFNQARLAIRHVPDRPGMAAQVFELLAQKNISVDMIIQSQRCRVINGIATRDIAFTVAQADAQEAQKALLSIAPSLGCGEVAVDTAIAKVSIVGSGMVGQPGIAAKMFESLSQHQINIQMITTSEIKISCVVAQDQGVLALQAIHTAFGLAGTQKIQVPA, from the coding sequence ATGGCGCTAATAGTCCAAAAATACGGCGGAACTTCAGTAGGATCGGTTGAACGCATTCAAACAGTCGCACAGCGCGTTCACAAAACAGTCCAGATGGGCAACTCGTTAGTTGTCGTAGTTTCCGCGATGGGTAAAACTACTGATGGACTGGTAAAATTAGCTACCGAGATATCCACTAACCCCAGTCGCCGGGAAATGGATATGCTGCTCTCTACAGGCGAACAAGTTACCATCGCCTTGCTGAGTATGGCATTGCAGGAATTGGGACAACCAGCAATTTCTCTCACGGGCGCACAGGTAGGAATTGTTACCGAAGCTGAACATACCCGCGCCCGGATTCTGCACATTCAGACAGAGCGTATGGAACGTCACCTAGACGCGGGTAAAGTAGTTGTGGTGGCTGGTTTCCAAGGCATCAGCAGCATAGAAGATTTGGAAATTACCACCTTGGGACGCGGCGGATCTGATACTTCAGCGGTGGCACTGGCGGCAGCTTTACGAGCAAGCTGTTGCGAAATATACACGGATGTACCAGGAATTTTTACCACAGATCCCCGACTGGTGCCAGAAGCACAACTGATGGACGAGATTACCTGCGATGAAATGCTGGAATTAGCCAGCTTGGGTGCAAAAGTGCTGCATCCCCGCGCTGTGGAGATTGCGCGGAATTACGGCGTGGAGTTGGTGGTGCGTTCCAGCTGGACAGATGACCCCGGTACGCGAGTGATTTCCCCGACACCCAAGCCGCGATCGCTACAAGATTTAGAAATTGCCCTACCAGTAGACGGGGTAGAATTTGATACCGACCAGGCGAAGATAGCGCTGTTGCGCGTGCCGGATCGTCCTGGCGTGGCGGCGCGGTTATTTGGTGAAATTGCCCATCAAGCCTTAGACATCGACTTAATTATTCAGTCAATACACGAAGGCAATACCAACGATATTGCCTTTACTGTCAGCAAAAACGTCATCAATCGGGCGGAAGCAGTAGCAGCAGCGATCGCGCCCGCCCTCCGTACCCAAAACAGCCCAGAACAGGGAGAAGCAGAGGTGATGGTGGCGCGGCACATCGCCAAAGTCTCCATTGCTGGTGCGGGGATGATCGGTCGTCCGGGTGTGGCGGCGCAGATGTTTGCCACTCTCTCTACTGCGGGGATCAACATCCAGATGATTTCCACCTCGGAGGTGAAAGTTAGTTGCGTAGTTGATGCGGATGATTGCGATCGCGCTATTTCCCTGCTTTGCCAAACTTTCGAGGTAGATAGTTCCCCAGTCAGACCTAGTGGGCATTCACAACACACAAACACACCAGAATCTTCTCCTCCGGTGCGCGGTGTCGCCCTAGATTTCAACCAAGCACGTCTAGCGATTCGCCACGTTCCAGATCGTCCGGGAATGGCGGCGCAAGTGTTTGAATTATTAGCCCAAAAAAATATCAGCGTGGATATGATTATTCAATCGCAACGCTGTCGGGTAATTAATGGCATCGCCACCCGTGATATTGCTTTCACTGTCGCCCAAGCGGATGCACAAGAAGCGCAAAAAGCACTCTTATCAATCGCACCTTCATTAGGTTGCGGTGAAGTTGCAGTGGATACTGCGATCGCTAAAGTTAGTATTGTTGGTTCCGGAATGGTGGGACAACCTGGGATCGCCGCCAAAATGTTTGAATCCCTATCCCAGCACCAAATAAATATTCAGATGATTACTACATCTGAAATCAAAATTAGCTGCGTTGTTGCCCAAGATCAAGGTGTTCTTGCCTTACAAGCAATTCACACTGCCTTTGGGCTTGCAGGTACTCAGAAAATCCAAGTTCCCGCATAA
- a CDS encoding Uma2 family endonuclease, which produces MLDYNPLDNLPTSAELPDSDDTPVDNELQNIIPNLLKAVLALIWATRNDWFMGVDMGIYDRTGQIRRTPIVPDAFLSLGVERLKGQLGRLSYVLAEENNIVPILVLEFVSQTYGEEYGQKMTDYARMGVLYYVIYNPDHWRRDRHEPLEVYQLIEGEYVRQPGEPVWMPEIGLGIGREVGICEQWQRDWLYWYDEQGNRYPVPEEVISRLQQRLEMAQSQLEQEQQRIAEMESLLTKYRKRFGELPENCF; this is translated from the coding sequence ATGCTAGACTACAACCCGTTAGATAATCTCCCTACGAGTGCAGAACTACCCGACTCTGACGATACCCCGGTGGACAATGAATTACAAAATATCATTCCCAACTTGCTCAAAGCAGTTTTGGCATTAATTTGGGCAACTCGCAATGACTGGTTTATGGGCGTTGATATGGGCATTTACGACAGAACCGGACAAATTCGGAGAACGCCAATTGTACCAGATGCTTTCTTGAGTTTGGGAGTAGAACGGCTTAAGGGTCAACTGGGAAGATTAAGTTACGTTCTCGCAGAAGAAAACAACATTGTCCCGATTTTGGTATTAGAATTTGTCTCTCAAACTTATGGTGAAGAATACGGTCAAAAAATGACCGATTATGCTCGAATGGGAGTGTTGTATTATGTTATTTATAATCCTGACCATTGGCGACGCGACAGGCATGAACCTTTGGAGGTTTATCAGTTAATAGAAGGGGAATATGTGCGTCAACCAGGAGAACCTGTGTGGATGCCAGAAATAGGTTTAGGAATTGGTCGGGAAGTTGGTATTTGCGAACAATGGCAGCGAGATTGGTTATATTGGTACGACGAGCAAGGTAACAGATATCCAGTACCGGAAGAAGTAATTTCGCGGTTGCAGCAACGGCTTGAAATGGCACAATCCCAGCTAGAGCAAGAGCAACAAAGAATAGCAGAGATGGAATCTTTGTTAACTAAGTATCGGAAACGCTTTGGTGAGTTACCAGAGAATTGCTTTTAG
- a CDS encoding RluA family pseudouridine synthase, with product MTEINLEVQETNTRIDRYLSQELSDLSRSRIQKLIEEGNVQINDTVCTSKKAAVQAGDRISLAIPEAIPLDLEAEAIPLDILYEDDSLIIINKPAGLVVHPSAGHEAGTLVNALLSHCPLAEIGGVQRPGIVHRLDKDTTGAMVVAKTDQAHQHLQAQLKAKTARREYLGVAYGSPRTESGTIDQPIGRHLVDRKKMAVIPEEKGGRPSVTHWRVQERLGNYTLMLFQLETGRTHQIRVHSAYIGHPIVGDRVYSSGHSVGVNLPGQALHAWRLRLEHPLSGDLVEVTAPLPDSFTTLLEVLRRRTSSF from the coding sequence GTGACAGAAATTAATTTAGAAGTTCAAGAAACCAATACCCGTATCGACCGCTATCTTTCTCAAGAATTATCAGATTTATCGCGATCGCGCATCCAAAAGCTGATCGAAGAAGGCAACGTGCAGATTAACGATACTGTCTGCACTTCTAAAAAAGCAGCTGTGCAAGCAGGCGATCGCATCTCCCTAGCTATCCCAGAAGCTATTCCCCTCGACCTCGAAGCAGAAGCTATCCCCCTGGATATTCTTTACGAAGACGATTCCCTGATTATTATCAACAAACCTGCTGGTTTAGTTGTTCACCCCTCCGCCGGACACGAAGCCGGAACTCTGGTCAACGCCCTTTTATCCCATTGTCCCCTCGCGGAAATTGGTGGCGTGCAGCGTCCGGGAATTGTCCACCGTCTCGATAAAGATACCACCGGGGCGATGGTTGTTGCCAAAACCGACCAAGCGCACCAACATCTGCAAGCGCAACTGAAAGCTAAAACTGCACGTCGGGAATATTTAGGCGTTGCCTATGGTTCCCCGCGCACCGAAAGCGGCACCATTGACCAACCCATCGGTCGTCATCTGGTAGACCGCAAGAAAATGGCTGTCATCCCAGAAGAGAAGGGAGGACGACCTTCAGTGACTCACTGGCGGGTGCAGGAACGCCTGGGAAACTACACTTTGATGCTTTTCCAACTGGAGACTGGTCGCACCCACCAAATTCGCGTTCACAGCGCCTATATCGGTCATCCCATCGTTGGCGATCGCGTTTACAGTTCTGGTCATTCAGTGGGAGTTAATTTACCTGGTCAAGCACTGCACGCTTGGCGACTCAGGTTGGAACATCCCCTATCAGGGGATTTAGTAGAGGTGACTGCCCCTTTGCCTGACAGCTTCACTACTCTGCTGGAAGTTCTCCGACGGCGAACTTCCTCTTTCTAA
- a CDS encoding Uma2 family endonuclease: protein MFAVITPEKIQLPAGAVVRLPGSWQDYQALTQQLGDRSIPRIKYRPGEILLMSPLPRHGREANVIADVVKVLLDHLGRDYEAFTPITMELPEISGIEPDYCFYIDNWAAVAGKDRINWEIEPSPDLVIEIDVTSYTDVNDYLPYRVPEVWLYKKNQLKIYQLQSDRYTVVTSSRFFPNMNVLEVIAECFRIAFERNTSVAIRELRQKLASEN, encoded by the coding sequence ATGTTTGCAGTTATCACACCAGAGAAAATCCAGTTACCCGCAGGCGCAGTGGTGCGGCTACCCGGCAGTTGGCAGGACTATCAAGCACTAACTCAGCAATTAGGCGATCGCTCAATTCCTCGTATCAAGTATCGACCCGGAGAGATTCTGTTAATGTCACCGCTACCCCGACACGGACGAGAAGCAAATGTAATTGCTGATGTGGTCAAAGTTTTATTGGATCACTTAGGGCGGGACTACGAGGCATTTACCCCGATTACGATGGAACTCCCAGAGATTAGCGGCATTGAACCGGACTACTGCTTCTATATCGATAACTGGGCAGCAGTTGCAGGTAAAGACCGCATCAATTGGGAAATAGAGCCATCCCCCGATTTAGTAATTGAGATAGATGTAACCAGCTATACGGATGTAAACGATTATCTGCCTTATCGAGTGCCGGAAGTTTGGTTATATAAAAAGAACCAGCTTAAGATTTACCAATTGCAGAGCGATCGCTACACGGTTGTAACCAGCAGCCGCTTTTTTCCCAATATGAATGTTTTAGAAGTCATCGCGGAATGTTTCCGAATTGCCTTTGAGCGCAATACCAGCGTTGCGATTCGGGAGTTACGGCAAAAATTAGCAAGCGAGAATTAA
- a CDS encoding NAD(P)/FAD-dependent oxidoreductase — MVKPVENQSPHNVVIVGGGFGGLYAAKALGRAPVNVTLIDKRNFHLFQPLLYQVATGTLSPADISSPLRAVVSENENTKVIMGEVKDIDPEQGKIFLSGEELNYDTLIVATGVSHFYFGNDHWETVAPGLKTIENALEMRRRIFMAFEAAEKETDPEKRRAWLTFVIVGGGPTGVELAGAIAELAFSTLKKDFRNIDTAEAKVLLLEGMDRILPPYAPDLSEKAEKSLNKLGVTVQTKTLVTNIDNNIVTTKQGDTVEEIPARTILWAAGVKASAMGKVLAERAGAQLDRSGRVIVEADLSLAGHPNIFVIGDLANYTHQTGKPLPGVAPVAMQQGEYVANLIKQQLAGYSMLPFQYIDRGSLAVIGRNAAVADLGFVKFSGVIAWLIWVFIHIYYLIEFDNKLIVLLQWGWNYWTKKRGARLITGEESSGRIAVDANGDFYAPVKSKEAVEV; from the coding sequence ATGGTAAAACCAGTGGAAAATCAGTCTCCTCACAATGTAGTTATTGTCGGTGGCGGTTTTGGCGGACTATATGCAGCCAAAGCACTTGGTCGCGCTCCTGTCAATGTGACGCTAATCGATAAACGCAACTTTCATCTATTTCAACCACTCCTTTATCAAGTCGCCACGGGTACACTTTCCCCCGCTGATATTTCCTCCCCTCTCCGCGCTGTAGTCAGTGAAAACGAGAATACTAAAGTGATTATGGGAGAAGTGAAGGATATCGATCCAGAACAGGGAAAAATATTCCTGAGTGGGGAAGAATTAAATTACGATACTCTGATTGTTGCTACAGGTGTAAGTCATTTCTATTTTGGAAATGATCACTGGGAAACGGTAGCGCCTGGGTTGAAAACTATTGAAAATGCGCTGGAAATGCGGCGGCGCATTTTTATGGCGTTTGAAGCGGCGGAGAAAGAAACCGATCCGGAAAAACGGCGTGCCTGGTTGACATTTGTGATCGTTGGTGGTGGGCCAACAGGAGTAGAATTAGCGGGAGCGATCGCAGAATTAGCCTTCAGCACCCTCAAAAAAGATTTCCGCAACATCGACACCGCAGAAGCGAAAGTTTTGTTGCTCGAAGGAATGGATCGCATTTTGCCACCCTACGCACCAGATTTATCAGAAAAAGCCGAAAAATCCCTCAACAAATTGGGCGTAACTGTGCAAACAAAGACGCTAGTCACGAATATTGACAATAATATTGTCACCACAAAACAAGGAGATACAGTCGAAGAAATTCCTGCTAGAACAATTTTATGGGCTGCTGGGGTCAAAGCTTCGGCGATGGGAAAAGTTTTAGCAGAACGCGCAGGCGCTCAACTCGACCGTTCGGGGCGAGTAATCGTTGAAGCTGACCTGAGTCTAGCAGGACATCCCAATATTTTTGTTATTGGGGACTTAGCGAATTATACTCATCAAACCGGGAAACCATTACCCGGTGTAGCGCCTGTAGCGATGCAGCAAGGCGAGTATGTCGCCAACCTAATTAAACAGCAACTTGCTGGTTACAGTATGCTACCGTTCCAGTACATTGACCGAGGAAGTTTAGCAGTTATTGGACGTAATGCAGCGGTTGCAGACCTTGGTTTTGTGAAATTCTCTGGTGTAATAGCTTGGCTAATTTGGGTATTTATCCACATTTATTATCTCATTGAATTTGACAACAAACTGATAGTGCTGCTCCAGTGGGGCTGGAACTATTGGACGAAGAAACGCGGCGCACGTTTGATTACTGGTGAAGAATCAAGTGGAAGAATAGCGGTTGACGCTAACGGTGATTTTTATGCGCCAGTGAAAAGCAAAGAAGCGGTGGAAGTTTAA
- a CDS encoding ankyrin repeat domain-containing protein: MNSDSLLSFLNSSDPDLPAWLLWTVLGWILFIFLIDVLSQPYGRIHQAAQSGERETVRKLLKRGVSPDYRKSIEARSPTPLYVAAQNGYLGIVELLIEYGADIKQGVDDENDPLLTAAIQGYQEIVECLLMNGAIAGIHLAAFNGDLDSIRAYLEQGENVDARRNGKMTPLHLAALNGQSEVVEFLLTHHADINARDRYGKRPLSQAMKNDYLCVAELLIHQGAISGQDYEKSTLLHAAASYNCQRIAQWLIAQGNDVNARSANGDTPLHTAAAVGSAKVAEVLIQNGAHLDSWGSLGDTPLHKAVRWHKLDVVELLIRSGADISSRSRSGGSPLYHARCGSLDVISPNPEMRREIEALLKRHGAVWHEPYLND, encoded by the coding sequence ATGAACTCCGATTCGTTATTGTCTTTTCTAAATTCTTCTGATCCAGATTTACCAGCGTGGCTGCTCTGGACAGTTCTTGGTTGGATTTTGTTCATTTTTCTGATCGATGTCCTGAGTCAACCATATGGGCGGATACACCAAGCTGCTCAAAGCGGCGAGCGTGAAACTGTCAGAAAACTCCTCAAGCGAGGCGTAAGTCCTGACTATCGCAAAAGTATTGAGGCGCGTAGTCCCACACCATTGTATGTTGCCGCTCAAAACGGTTATCTAGGCATTGTTGAACTACTAATTGAGTACGGAGCAGATATCAAGCAAGGTGTGGATGATGAAAACGATCCATTGCTCACAGCTGCAATTCAAGGTTATCAGGAGATTGTCGAGTGTTTACTAATGAATGGTGCGATCGCAGGAATCCATCTAGCAGCGTTCAATGGGGATTTAGATAGCATTCGAGCTTATTTGGAGCAAGGTGAGAACGTTGATGCTAGACGAAATGGCAAAATGACTCCTCTTCATTTAGCGGCTCTCAACGGTCAATCAGAGGTGGTGGAATTCTTGCTTACCCACCATGCGGATATTAACGCCAGGGATAGGTACGGCAAGAGGCCACTGAGCCAGGCAATGAAAAACGACTACCTCTGTGTGGCAGAACTCCTGATTCATCAAGGAGCAATCAGTGGGCAGGATTATGAAAAATCCACTTTGCTACACGCTGCTGCCAGCTACAACTGTCAACGAATCGCCCAGTGGTTGATTGCTCAGGGCAATGATGTTAATGCCCGTAGTGCTAACGGTGATACTCCGCTCCATACAGCCGCGGCAGTAGGTAGCGCGAAGGTTGCCGAGGTACTTATCCAGAATGGCGCACACCTTGATTCATGGGGATCTCTGGGAGATACACCGCTACATAAAGCTGTGCGATGGCACAAGTTGGATGTTGTGGAACTTCTAATCCGCAGTGGAGCAGACATTAGCAGTCGAAGCCGTTCAGGGGGTTCTCCGCTCTATCATGCACGCTGCGGTTCTTTGGATGTCATAAGTCCCAATCCAGAGATGCGGCGAGAGATTGAGGCCTTACTGAAGCGTCATGGTGCAGTTTGGCATGAGCCTTACCTTAATGATTAA
- a CDS encoding Uma2 family endonuclease, whose translation MVTQPQSLLKEEIIYPDSDGQPISDNTKQFRYIVTTQGGLDALFQNDPNVFVAGDLLWYPIQGDNKTRIAPDVMVVFGRQKGDRGSYQQWREDNIPPQVVFEILSPGNTAKEMIKKYKFYERYRVEEYYLYDPNSGELTGWLRSGEELEEIEEMLGWVSPRLGIRFELSDTELVLYYPDGQQFGTYVELAQQREIDRQRAEAAEARAEEAEARAEEAQTQLQALRALLQERGIDPTQL comes from the coding sequence ATGGTTACACAGCCGCAATCTCTTCTCAAAGAAGAAATTATCTATCCCGACAGCGACGGACAGCCAATATCAGATAATACCAAGCAGTTTCGCTACATTGTCACCACTCAGGGGGGATTAGATGCGTTATTCCAAAATGATCCTAATGTCTTCGTTGCTGGCGACTTACTTTGGTATCCCATTCAAGGCGACAACAAGACCAGAATAGCTCCAGATGTTATGGTGGTTTTTGGAAGACAAAAAGGCGATCGCGGCTCTTATCAGCAGTGGCGAGAAGATAATATTCCTCCGCAAGTAGTGTTTGAAATACTATCTCCAGGCAATACTGCAAAGGAGATGATTAAGAAATACAAATTTTATGAACGCTATAGAGTGGAAGAATACTATTTATATGACCCAAATAGCGGTGAATTGACAGGCTGGCTACGCTCTGGGGAGGAATTAGAAGAGATTGAGGAAATGTTAGGTTGGGTAAGTCCGCGATTGGGAATAAGATTTGAGCTATCTGACACCGAACTCGTTCTTTATTATCCTGATGGACAGCAGTTTGGTACTTATGTAGAACTAGCTCAGCAACGAGAAATTGACCGACAACGAGCCGAAGCAGCTGAAGCTAGAGCCGAAGAAGCTGAAGCTAGAGCCGAAGAAGCCCAAACCCAGTTACAAGCTTTACGTGCTTTACTTCAAGAAAGAGGAATTGATCCAACGCAACTGTGA
- a CDS encoding CHAT domain-containing protein: MTQNPSRKTLLEQAHNKLDRGEYEATLKLFQQAILLELQNPKAWYGCGLAYYRLKDYKKSVEFLDRALLLQPDYILALASRGLAYQELQQNEEAIADFEKAIKIDPQDCEDWRGRGLALDESKRYEEAIASYDKAIEIKPDYHSAWYNRGVVLNSVEKFEEAIASYDKAIEIKPDYHSAWFNRGYVLRNLEKFEEAIASYDKAIEIKPDYHSAWFNRGYVLRNLEKFEEAIASYDKAIEIKPDYHQAWDNRGLALGELGKFEEAITSYDKAIEIKPDYHQAWDNRGLALGELGKFEEAIASYDKAIEFKPDLHEAWFNRGLALRYLGKFEEAIASYDKAIEFKPDLHEAWNNRGLALDSLGKFEEEIASYDKAIEFKPDLHEAWNNRGNALYRLGKFEQVIASYDKAIEFKPDLHEAWNNRGVALDELDKFEKAIASYDKAIEFKPDFHEAWNNWDLLVKTQQNPFPYWLTAKETCTKALEQLRFEQFPLRHLTVLQYLLKICSYLGDTETFNQQLEKGRQQLDELLRQCKFETQKINLERQFAAFAQLRVDILAQSPEKHQQIAALEIAEKRKNTCLSWLREGWDYDVPSPSYQQMQQLLNPKTAVIYWHISPLTITTFILIDNQDLEVITQKIDEFETWFNEWKSDYQTYRNTPQTPATKAESPWRTQIYSRLENLREILDIKQIAAKLPPLVNKLILIPHRDLHLLPLHYLFSGRSIAYLPSLQIGLHLQQRGAYPKPTNILNVENPRRDLPFATIQNLAISQLHPQCESLEIPPLTRDEIIQKLAGDSDTFNFTGHGYHDIEQPQNSALLLADTDKLTLEDIFSKSNNLDFSKYSLICLCACESGIASQQNLIDEYVGLVSAFLAKRASCVVSTLWNVDEQSTALLMIQFYTFIAAGETPAIALKKAQNWLRNLSYPDLAQWYLNLAKELAEHHPADSKLLKGFAAKIQRDQEKMRTSQPPFEEPYHWAGFILTGKI, translated from the coding sequence ATGACACAGAACCCCAGCCGAAAAACCCTGCTAGAGCAAGCACACAACAAACTAGATCGCGGGGAATACGAAGCAACATTAAAACTATTTCAGCAAGCAATATTACTGGAACTGCAAAACCCCAAAGCATGGTATGGGTGTGGTTTAGCTTACTATCGATTAAAGGATTATAAAAAGTCAGTTGAATTTCTCGATCGTGCTTTGCTTCTTCAGCCTGACTACATTTTGGCGTTGGCTAGCCGTGGTTTGGCTTATCAAGAATTGCAGCAGAATGAGGAGGCGATCGCAGACTTTGAAAAAGCTATTAAAATTGACCCCCAAGATTGTGAAGATTGGCGCGGTAGAGGGCTTGCGTTAGATGAATCGAAACGCTATGAAGAAGCGATCGCATCTTACGACAAAGCGATTGAAATTAAACCTGACTATCACTCAGCTTGGTACAACCGGGGAGTTGTGCTGAATAGCGTAGAGAAATTTGAGGAAGCGATCGCATCTTACGACAAAGCGATTGAAATTAAACCTGACTATCACTCAGCTTGGTTCAACCGGGGATATGTGCTGCGTAACTTAGAGAAATTTGAGGAAGCGATCGCATCTTACGACAAAGCGATTGAAATTAAACCTGACTATCACTCAGCTTGGTTCAACCGGGGATATGTGCTGCGTAACTTAGAGAAATTTGAGGAAGCGATCGCATCTTACGACAAAGCGATTGAAATTAAACCTGACTATCACCAAGCTTGGGACAACCGGGGACTTGCGCTGGGTGAATTAGGGAAATTTGAAGAAGCGATCACATCTTACGACAAAGCGATTGAAATTAAACCTGACTATCACCAAGCTTGGGACAACCGGGGACTTGCGCTGGGTGAATTAGGGAAATTTGAAGAAGCGATCGCATCTTACGACAAAGCGATTGAATTTAAACCTGACCTTCACGAAGCTTGGTTCAACCGGGGACTTGCGCTGCGTTACTTAGGGAAATTTGAAGAAGCGATCGCATCTTACGACAAAGCGATTGAATTTAAACCTGACCTTCACGAAGCTTGGAACAACCGGGGACTTGCGCTGGATAGCTTAGGGAAATTTGAAGAAGAGATCGCATCTTACGACAAAGCGATTGAATTTAAACCTGACCTTCACGAAGCTTGGAACAACCGGGGAAATGCGCTGTATCGTTTAGGGAAATTTGAACAAGTGATCGCATCTTACGACAAAGCGATTGAATTTAAACCTGACCTTCACGAAGCTTGGAACAACCGGGGAGTTGCGCTGGATGAGTTAGATAAATTTGAAAAAGCGATCGCATCTTACGACAAAGCGATTGAATTTAAACCTGACTTTCACGAAGCTTGGAACAACTGGGACTTATTAGTAAAAACGCAGCAAAACCCTTTTCCTTACTGGCTGACGGCTAAAGAAACTTGTACCAAAGCACTAGAACAGCTAAGATTTGAACAGTTTCCCTTGAGACATCTGACAGTATTGCAATACTTGTTGAAAATTTGTAGTTACTTGGGTGATACAGAGACATTCAATCAACAATTAGAAAAAGGAAGACAGCAGCTTGATGAATTACTGCGACAGTGCAAATTTGAAACCCAAAAAATCAACCTTGAGCGCCAATTTGCCGCCTTCGCCCAATTGCGAGTAGATATCCTCGCCCAGTCGCCAGAAAAGCACCAACAAATAGCAGCTTTAGAGATAGCAGAAAAACGCAAGAATACTTGTTTATCTTGGCTACGCGAAGGTTGGGATTATGATGTTCCCAGCCCCAGCTACCAGCAAATGCAACAATTATTGAATCCTAAAACTGCTGTCATTTACTGGCACATCAGCCCACTGACGATTACTACATTTATCCTCATAGACAATCAAGATTTGGAGGTTATCACTCAGAAAATCGATGAATTTGAAACTTGGTTTAATGAATGGAAAAGCGATTATCAAACCTACCGCAACACGCCCCAGACTCCTGCTACTAAAGCAGAGTCACCCTGGCGCACTCAAATATATTCCCGACTGGAAAATTTACGTGAAATTCTTGATATTAAGCAAATAGCCGCTAAGCTACCGCCCTTGGTTAACAAATTAATTCTAATTCCTCACCGCGACTTACATTTATTACCCCTACATTACCTATTTTCCGGCCGCAGTATCGCCTATTTACCCAGTTTACAAATAGGGCTACACTTGCAACAAAGAGGAGCATATCCCAAACCCACTAACATTTTAAATGTAGAAAACCCGCGCCGCGACTTGCCTTTTGCTACTATTCAAAATTTAGCTATTTCCCAGCTACATCCCCAGTGCGAATCACTAGAGATTCCGCCTCTTACCAGAGACGAAATCATTCAGAAACTAGCAGGTGATAGTGACACCTTCAATTTTACCGGACATGGCTACCACGATATAGAACAGCCGCAAAATTCAGCTCTGCTTTTAGCAGATACAGACAAGTTAACTCTAGAGGATATCTTCAGCAAAAGTAATAATTTAGACTTTAGTAAATACAGTTTAATTTGCCTCTGTGCTTGCGAATCTGGTATCGCCAGTCAACAAAACCTAATTGATGAATATGTCGGTTTGGTCAGTGCTTTCCTGGCAAAACGTGCCAGTTGCGTTGTCAGCACTCTCTGGAACGTTGACGAGCAATCCACAGCTTTGCTAATGATTCAATTCTACACCTTCATCGCAGCCGGAGAAACCCCCGCGATCGCCCTAAAAAAAGCTCAAAATTGGCTGCGTAACCTCTCTTATCCAGATTTAGCTCAGTGGTATCTCAATCTTGCCAAAGAACTAGCAGAACATCATCCGGCTGATAGCAAATTATTAAAAGGTTTCGCTGCTAAAATCCAACGCGACCAGGAGAAAATGAGGACATCTCAGCCACCTTTTGAAGAGCCTTATCACTGGGCTGGTTTCATTCTCACTGGTAAAATATAG
- a CDS encoding DUF29 domain-containing protein: MQTPKNQQTAGSLMQNLYETDFYAWTQQQALLLQQQQWTQLDLPNLIEEIESLGKQQRAELRNRLSVLIGHLLKWEYQSERRSRSWLATIRVQRRESLKLLRDNPSLKPYLDEALQEAYENGRDLASGETNLPFSTFPQECPYTLEETLSEFFYPGEAATDEMME; encoded by the coding sequence ATGCAAACACCAAAAAACCAACAGACAGCGGGAAGCCTGATGCAGAACCTCTACGAAACCGACTTCTACGCTTGGACTCAGCAACAAGCACTCCTCCTCCAACAGCAGCAATGGACTCAGCTTGACTTGCCCAATTTAATCGAGGAGATTGAATCGTTGGGAAAACAACAACGTGCAGAACTACGAAATCGCTTGAGCGTGTTAATTGGGCATTTGTTGAAATGGGAATACCAATCAGAACGACGCAGCCGTAGTTGGTTAGCAACGATTCGAGTACAACGGCGGGAGAGCCTAAAGTTGCTGAGAGATAACCCTAGTCTGAAGCCTTATCTTGATGAGGCTCTACAGGAAGCTTATGAGAACGGCAGAGATTTAGCATCAGGAGAAACCAACCTGCCGTTTTCAACCTTTCCCCAAGAATGTCCTTATACGTTAGAGGAAACTTTAAGCGAATTCTTCTATCCAGGTGAAGCTGCGACAGATGAAATGATGGAATGA